In a single window of the Hydrogenobaculum sp. 3684 genome:
- a CDS encoding NAD(P)H-dependent oxidoreductase: MNFSKEDILKAFHERHACKLFDDKKKIPKEDFDFLLEIGRLSPSSFGMEHWKFLVITSQDLKEKLRPVCWNQPQITTCSHLVAYLAKKSFLKNPDYYRPMYERKSDIFPDVELREKAIKRYENFVNQFDDRGLACWSSKQCYIAAANMMSVAAMIGIDSCPIEGFEKDKVEEILGLDTKDYEISMFVAFGYRVNPPSKKYRLPIEQLVEYR; this comes from the coding sequence ATGAACTTTTCTAAAGAGGATATACTCAAAGCTTTTCATGAAAGACATGCTTGCAAGCTTTTTGACGATAAAAAGAAAATCCCTAAGGAAGATTTTGATTTCTTGCTAGAAATAGGTAGATTGTCACCATCTTCTTTTGGAATGGAGCATTGGAAGTTTCTAGTAATAACGTCACAAGACCTAAAAGAAAAGCTAAGACCAGTATGCTGGAATCAACCTCAAATAACAACTTGCAGCCATTTAGTAGCATATCTAGCCAAAAAATCTTTTCTAAAAAATCCGGATTACTATAGACCAATGTATGAGAGAAAAAGCGATATCTTTCCAGATGTAGAATTAAGAGAGAAAGCTATTAAGCGCTATGAAAACTTTGTAAATCAATTCGATGATAGAGGCCTAGCTTGTTGGAGTTCTAAACAATGTTATATAGCTGCTGCAAACATGATGAGCGTAGCTGCTATGATAGGCATAGATTCATGCCCAATAGAGGGCTTTGAAAAGGATAAAGTGGAGGAAATATTAGGTCTTGATACAAAAGATTATGAAATATCTATGTTTGTGGCTTTTGGTTATAGAGTAAATCCACCATCTAAAAAATATAGACTTCCGATAGAGCAATTGGTAGAGTATAGATGA
- a CDS encoding Hsp20/alpha crystallin family protein, whose product MRRGLAVWNPFSELEKVKAEFDNLVQNLLPTVYSGGEVSLAPAIDVYETDKEVVIKAEIPGVKKEDLEVSVKDNVLYIKGEKKEEKEENTEAIHRVERIYGKFERMISLPPNVKTQEAKAEYKDGILEIRFPKKEESQSTKINIG is encoded by the coding sequence ATGAGAAGAGGTTTGGCAGTTTGGAATCCATTTAGTGAGTTGGAAAAGGTAAAAGCAGAGTTTGACAACCTTGTCCAAAACTTGTTACCTACCGTTTACAGCGGTGGCGAAGTTTCTCTGGCACCAGCAATAGACGTATATGAAACAGACAAAGAAGTGGTGATAAAAGCCGAAATACCTGGTGTCAAAAAAGAGGATTTGGAAGTAAGTGTAAAAGACAATGTCCTTTATATTAAGGGTGAAAAGAAAGAAGAAAAAGAAGAAAACACAGAAGCTATCCACAGAGTAGAACGCATATACGGTAAGTTTGAAAGGATGATATCCTTGCCACCAAATGTAAAAACCCAAGAGGCAAAGGCCGAATACAAGGACGGCATTCTAGAGATAAGATTTCCTAAAAAAGAAGAATCTCAAAGCACAAAGATTAACATAGGCTAA
- a CDS encoding NAD(P)H-hydrate dehydratase has translation MIYILTPEEMALADKCTIESIGIPSLVLMENAARALADFVLSLKPRSVLAVVSTGNNGADALACLRWLLQKGVKCDFLVAKSSKTTEEFRIQQSILENLNIKALEDFPKEKYDVIIDGLFGTGFRPPLKEEFVPYIDFINSSSSVVVSVDIPSGIPSDKFVKANYTITFAYPKTYHILYPYSKYAGDIYVKDISIPCACVPNKTRILLSVKDVKPLIPKRELDTNKGNEGKVLLIGGNGPYIGAVSMSAKAATMAGAGLVYVGIPKEHMTSVSNYLIEQIKIPLPSKDYYIESIEDIDLEQFDTIAIGMGLGIYEEGFKIIEYILNRFHKHVLLDADALNIISRYKALELLKNENIVITPHIGEFSRLSNIPRENIIENQIDLSYEFHEKYGCSLILKGAITTIATEDNIYVSTRGTPAMAKGGTGDVLSGMLSAFLSKMPISKALKLGVFLHGVAGEITAKKSHIEAFSTIDMIANIKEAFKYIETARDNEVSFRLHIESM, from the coding sequence GATTTTGTACTTAGTTTAAAACCCCGGAGTGTTTTAGCGGTAGTAAGTACAGGCAACAATGGGGCCGATGCTTTGGCGTGTTTAAGGTGGCTTTTGCAAAAAGGTGTTAAATGTGATTTTCTAGTTGCTAAAAGCTCAAAAACCACAGAAGAGTTTAGGATTCAGCAATCTATTTTGGAAAATCTAAATATAAAAGCTCTTGAAGATTTTCCTAAAGAAAAATACGATGTTATAATAGATGGGCTATTTGGTACAGGCTTTAGGCCGCCTCTAAAAGAAGAGTTTGTACCTTATATAGATTTTATCAACAGCTCTTCATCTGTGGTGGTTTCTGTAGACATTCCATCTGGTATACCTTCTGATAAGTTTGTAAAAGCCAATTATACAATAACATTTGCTTATCCAAAAACTTACCATATTCTTTATCCCTACTCAAAATATGCAGGCGATATATATGTAAAGGATATTTCTATACCTTGTGCCTGTGTTCCAAACAAAACGAGGATTTTATTGAGCGTAAAAGATGTAAAGCCCCTTATACCAAAAAGGGAGTTGGATACCAACAAAGGTAACGAAGGCAAAGTGCTTTTAATAGGTGGAAACGGGCCATACATAGGGGCTGTTAGTATGAGCGCAAAGGCAGCTACTATGGCTGGGGCTGGACTTGTTTATGTAGGTATACCAAAAGAGCATATGACAAGCGTTTCTAACTATCTCATAGAGCAAATAAAAATACCCCTTCCATCAAAAGATTATTATATAGAGTCTATAGAAGATATAGACTTAGAGCAATTTGATACTATAGCCATTGGAATGGGCCTTGGCATTTATGAAGAGGGTTTTAAAATTATAGAGTATATACTAAACCGTTTTCATAAACACGTACTATTGGATGCGGACGCTTTAAACATTATCTCCAGATACAAAGCTTTAGAGCTTTTAAAAAATGAAAATATTGTCATTACACCTCATATAGGTGAATTCTCAAGACTAAGCAATATACCAAGAGAAAATATCATAGAAAATCAGATAGATTTATCTTATGAATTTCATGAGAAGTATGGCTGTTCTTTGATTTTAAAAGGTGCTATAACTACCATAGCTACAGAAGATAACATTTATGTATCTACAAGAGGCACTCCAGCTATGGCAAAAGGTGGCACCGGAGATGTCTTAAGTGGTATGTTAAGTGCTTTTTTATCAAAAATGCCTATATCAAAAGCTTTGAAACTAGGTGTATTCTTACATGGTGTAGCCGGTGAGATAACTGCAAAAAAATCTCATATTGAGGCTTTTAGTACGATTGATATGATAGCAAACATTAAAGAAGCTTTTAAATATATAGAAACGGCTAGAGATAACGAGGTATCTTTTCGTTTACATATTGAAAGTATGTGA